GTGGGCGTGGTCGGCCGGGCCGGCACGGGCAAGACCACGCTGTTGCAGGAAGTGGCGGACGGCCTGAAGCGCGAGAACACCCCGCTGATACTGTGCGCGCCCACGGCGGAGGCCTCGCGCGGGGTGCTGCGGCAGGAAGGATTTCAGCAGGCGGAGACGGTGAAAAAGCTGTTGACCGATGAAGACCTGCAGAAGCGCCTGCGCGGTAGCGTGTTGTGGGTCGATGAAGCGGGCATGGTGGGCAATCAGGACTTGTTGCAGTTGCTGCGCTTGGCCAAGGGCAATGGCGCGAAGCGCGTGGTGCTGGCCGGAGATTCGCGCCAGATTCGTTCGGTGCCGCGCGGGGATGCCTTCCGTCTGCTGGAGGAAAACGGCCTGAAAGTGACGCGCCTCGACCAGGTGCGCCGTCAGAAAGACCCGCAACTGAAAGCGGCGGTGGAAGCGATCAGCAAGGGCGAGGTCGGTAAAGGCTTCCAAACGCTGGACAAGATAGGCGCGATTCATGAGGTGCCGGAACCGCAAGACCGCCACCGCGATCTGGCCCGCGACTATGTGAAGGCATCTTATGGCCGTCGTCCGGGGGCTTGCCTGGTGATCTCGCCGACCCACGCGGAAGGCGAACGGGTGACGGCGGCCATTCGTGAAGAACTGGCCGAACAAGGCATCCTGAAGGGCCGCGAACACACCTACATCCGTCATGTGCCGACCGGCTGGACGAACGCGGAAAAGACCAACCCCATCTCGTACGAGCCGGGCATGGTGGTGCAGTTTCAGCGCCACGCCAAGAGCTTCAAGGCGGGAGAGCGCCTGAACATCCGCAAGGTGTTGCCCAACAAGGGTTGGGTGATCGCGCAGCGCAGCGATCTCGCCCCGGTGTTGCTGCCACTGAAGCACGCGGAACGCTTCACCGTCTACCGCCCGCAGGAAGTGAAACTGCGTGAAAACGACACCATCCGCATCACCCAGAACGCCTACCTCAACGGCGGTAAGACGCAACTGACCAGCGGCGCGCGGCATCAGGTCAAAGGCTTCACCATGGACGGCGATATCAGGCTGCAGGGCGGACAGGTGCTGCCGCGCAGTTTTGCCCACTTTACGCACGGCCACTGCATCACGGCAGATGCCGCCCAGGCGAAGACGGTCGATCACGTGTTTGTGGCCATCGGCAGCGAGTCGACGGCGGCCACCGACATGCGCCGGATGTATGTGGCGGTCAGCCGCGCGCGGTATGGCGCTCACATTTACACCGACGACCGGGAGGAGCTTCTGCAGGCCGCCATGCGCGACCAGCCCCGGCGCTCCGCCACCGAAATCGCCCGGCTGGCGGAGAAGCAACAGCGGGGCCGCCAAGCTTCCTTTGAGCTGGTCCGCCGCTCGGTTGCGGAGCGCTTTCTGGATGGGCTGCGGCGTCAGAAACAGCGCCGCCTCATCCGCGACCGAGGTCTTGAACGTATCATGGAGATGGAACGATGAACCCAGACAAATACGCCTTCCTGCGCAAACCCGGCACGACCGCACCTTACTTGCCTTCAACGACTTCCAGCTGTCATGAGGAGGTTTCCACCGCTGAAGCGGTGGCCATTCGGCTGGTGCTGGTCCAGAAGAGCGGCCAGCGCTTTTCCTACCCCTATGGCCAGATCGGGCTGATCTCGATGCCGACCGCGGAAACGCTGGTGCTGCACTGCAACTGCGGGCTGCTGGATGCCATCACGATCCGGGGGCGCTCGCTCCAGCCCCTGGCCCACCTGCTGGACTTGCAACGCCTCGCGCTCGTGCGCGAGGCCGCGCATGATTTTTCAGGCGAGGGGCCGCACGTCAGCTTGATTGAGCTGACGGCGGCGGAGTGAAGTAGGTCCGCTATTGGACCTTCTCGCGGAGGGTTTCCAACGTCCAGCCGCACACATAGGTGAACGCGAGATTGACGGCGGCCTGTTGATCGTTGGGCAGAGAGTCGAACCAGTCGATCAGACGCTCGCTTTCGCGGTCCGTATCCACTTCATCGGTGGCCATTTCAGATTGGATCAGTTCGAGGATGTTCATGATACCACCTCCCAGCCTGCGAGATCTTCCCGCACCATCACCGTCGTGACGCCGCAGTCCAATTCAGTCATGATCCAGAAATGGACACCTTTTCGATCGATGAAGGCTGACATGGTGCGCCTATCCCCGGCTGACATAAGTGAGGCTGAATTGAGCTCAACATCTTTCTGGCAAACCAAACCCCAGTTGCCCGACCAATGGAGTTGCAAGCCCGCACAGAGGTCGTATGGATGTAGAGACATAGCCGCGCCTTCAGTTATATCTAAAAGTTTTCGTTTTGACTCGTCTGTCATAGTAAAGCTCCTTTCGTTAGGTTAAAGATGCCCCGCCGTAGCGGGGCGGTGAGGGTAAATCAATAGCTCAAGAAGATGTGAACCTTCTCGAAACCTTCTTCGATGGTCAGAAGGTCGCCGTTCATTTCCATGTCGCGGGCCATGGATTGGTAATCGATATAAAAACTCAGGTTGGCCGGAATCTCCGTGGTTTCTTCGGTCAGCTCCTGTGCGTAGTCTGCCAGCGAGGCGTATACACCTAAGTAATTTTCTATCAGACGCTCGGCATCTTCTAGGTCACCGCTGGTGTGCTCTAGCAACAGCACGCCTAAATCGGCATGTTTGGCAATGAAGGCGGCCAGCTTGGCGACGGTCTCAATGCCCGTGTATTCTTCAATGACGCCACGGCCCAAGCCTTCGTAATCATGAATCGCCCACTCCTCGGCATGGGGAATGGGCGAGGTCTTCAAGACTTCGCTTATCTCGGCTTGGATGTCTTCGGCATCTTGATTGGCATTGATCCATTCACCGTGCAAATAACCGGCGTTATAGGCGGCCAGACAGGCGACATAAATTCTAGGTTCAATATGGTGCGACATGGTCTGTTCTCCTTCTTGGTTCAGGTTGTCTGCGACAGCTCCTGCTGCTGCTGTAACCTTGCCCTTCGGCGAGAACGGGGGGTGAAGGGGCGCAAGGGAGGGGGATCGCCCGGCCTGCAGCGCGGCGCAGCAAGCGAAGGTTGGGGATACCCTTGTGCCACGGCAGGGGGAAGGCACCCCCTCTACTTCACGTGACTGAAGACAAGCCAGTAAGGGGCCTGTGGATAGCCGCTGCGTTATCCACGGCGTTTCGATGCGATGGCATGGAGTCGGCAGACCATCGCGCGTGGCGGAAACCCTGCCGGGAACATCCGTTGTGCAGCTGCGAACAGGCTTTCAAATGGGTGCCATGAAACTCTCTGAATACCTGATCCTGAACCGGATCGCGCCAGCCTCCTTCGCGAAGCAAGTGGGCCTGCGCAGCCGCACCTCCATCCACCGTTACCTGAGTGGGGAACGGTTTCCTAACCCCGAAGTCATGGCACGAATTACAACCTCTACCGGAGGCACCGTCACGGCGGAAGACTTCCAATACCCTTTGCCTGACAATGACAATGATGCGGACTATCCCTGGTCGCGCGAGTGGCAGGAGGAACTGCGGCGCTGCGACCACGTCTTCCGCCAGATGCTGCGCGAAAAGGCCGAATGGGACACGCTCAGCCCGCCGGTGCGCCGCGCGGTCAATATTCTCGGGAACCGCGTTCAAATGGACGTCAGCGAACGACACTTTCGCCTCGATGGCCGGCCGGCAGGGGCCCGCGATATTGTGCGCCTGGCCAATCGCTTCCTGAGCGAAAGCGGGCTGGAAACAATCAAGTATCCGGGGGTTGGATAGCGAGAGTTAGGCGGCAACGGCCTGCGCGAGGCTCGAGCCTGCCGCTTTGCGTCGGTAACTCAGGCGGCAGAAGGGTTTGTTCGAAACCAAGGCCATCGAATGCAATTGCCCGCCCGGATACAGCATGACGGCCTCGTAGGTTTCGTTGAAGATCAGCTCCACCGCCAGTTCTTCCAGCAGGAACGCGCGGCAGGCGGAGGCTTTGAGGCTGGGGTTGCGCGCGACAAAGTCGCTCAGATCCTGAGTGACGGCCTGCGCAAAGACGGGATCGACGTGCAGGCGGCGATCGATTTCGGCGCGGGCCAGCGGGTAGGTCGGATGATTTCGCCAGTCATCCCAGCGAATGAGCATCATCCGCCCCTCCAGCAAGCGCAGGGCGGCAGCGTTGCGCTCCAGCCAGGCATCGCCCGCCGCGCGCGCAGTCTCGGCACAGCCATCGGGCAGGTAATGACGCTGCAGGGTGTCGCCCACGTTTACCAGCACCTGCGGGAAGCGTTGGGCAGCCCATCGGCAGGTGTCTTCAAACTTGCGGCCCTCGTGATAGTCTTTGCCCACGCTGACTTCGAGGCTGCACATTCGGTAATTCTGCCAACCACCGGTCGATCTGATCTTATACATAAACTTCCTTTGCATCCGTTTCATTCGGCATCGATCCCTGTAACCAAAGCATTTCAAAGCTGTTGCGTAAAGCAACGGCTACGTTCGCATCATGGATCAACGTAATTTTCTCGCGTGTCTCGATCGCGGCCTTGCGACCATAGATCACGACCACATTGTTGATAAAGAAGCGCTCAGGAATATAACGATACTCCTGGATCGGGTAAATCAGGTTCTTTGAGCCATCCTTGACCAGCGAACGGAACTTGATGCCCGCTCGGCGCAGGCGCAATTCACGTTCGATCACTTCCGGGGCAGAGCAGGATTCGTCCACATACATATAGAGCAACTCATCGCCGTCCTGCAGGGTATTATAGATGTCATCCAGCAACTCCAGAAACGCTTGCTCACCATAGAAGAAGCTGACCGTCCTGGATGCCTGGCGCACGCCTCCATCCATGAACTCCACCCCCTCCGCCTCAAATGCCTGTACCAGAGCCGCCACCGTGGAACGGCGCGGCTGGGTCTTCTCGTTCTCCAGGTTGGAAAGGTTCGGCACGGCGATGCCGCAGGCACGGGAGGCTTGCTCCAGGCTCCAGCCTAAAAGCGCTCTAGCGGCTCGCAGTTGCTTGGCTTCGATCTTCATAATGATAAGTATCTTATCGAATCCATACTCCAGTACAAACGATATGGTCACATCTTTAATTAAATAGTAATATTATTCACGTAACTGTTGACATTGTGCCACAACAAGTATACAAAAGAGCACAATATAGATAGAGGAAGGAGACAGGATAATGATCCAGTCAATGACAGACGGGCAGTGGTGCAGCTACATGACCCGCAAATATGGGGAAGCCAAAGCGCTGGAATTATACGCGCAGTTTCCCGACCGCGACGGAACTGCCCCGGCACACTTTGCCGACTATGCCGCCAGCTTTGGCGCTAAACATAGCAGTGGCAGCGGACCGATTTATACCAACCGCCCACGCTGGGGTGCCGACCATGTCGCCGCCGCATGATCACGAGGAAGCGGTCTTCTATTATCGGTGGCTGATTCGGGCGGCGGTGCGCCGCAAGCGCGCGGGTGGAGACCCGCAGAAGGCGCGAGAGACGATTCAACGCTTCCTGCCAATCTATCGCCAGCGCTGGCGGGCATTGCTCGATTCAATCGCGACCGAAGGCGAAGCGCGGCCTGCGCACAACGACAACCAGAGAGGAGGCGACTCATGATCGAATTGGACGAATGGAACCGGCAGATTGCGCGGCAGCTGAGAGCGAAGCGCTATTTGCGCGGCGAATCCCAGCAGGACGTGGCAGAAGTGCTCGCGGTCACCTATCAGCAGGTGCAGAAATATGAGCGCGGGACCAATCGGATCTCGGCCGCCATGTTGCTTTACCTCTGCGACCAATGGGAAATCTCGCCGCTGGAGTTTTCACTTTCAGGGCGAAGCGGTCAGCGAGATGATCTGCAATTGACCGCGCGGGAAACCGCTCTGCTGCTCGCCCTGCGCGGCCTGGAGCCCAAGATGGCTTCCGCCATTCGCCGGTTGACGCACTTGTGTGCGGAAAGAGCCCAGCTTGCCGCGTAAAAAGAAGCGCCACCCGGTGGGGCGGCGCTCAAGTTACGTAGGATAAATCAGAGTTTAGGCCTGCGCTTCAGATTCCTTGGGGCGACGCAGGACGATTTTGCGCTCCATCGGCAGCGCATTCAGCACCAGATTGAAGCCTTGGCCGTCCTCGTGGGGGAACGCGACGCCGATTTCCGTCCAATGAGCTTTGCCGGTCTGGCTGTTCTCCCGCACGCTATTGGCGATGAAGTAAGGCTGTTTGTTGTTCTCGGTCATAAAAAGTCTCCTTTTTTAGGTTTGAGACCGCGACCTTCGCGGCCTGACGGAGACCTCTTCGCCACTGGATTCAGCGGGCAGCGTGTCCACCGAAAGACGGAAGCTTCGCCGCAGGTGAAAACCGTCTTGGCAGGTTGACCGCCCGCGCCGGGGGCCAACGTCACCGTCAACCAGGCCGCGGGTGCGCCGGGACTCACCTAAAAGGTTCAGACTCGTTCGAGAAAACAGATCGCCTCACGTTGCTTACCAGCGCGGGGTCAGTGCAGCTCGTCCGACTCGCGGCGTTCAGTCGAAAGCAGGCGTCCGTGTTCGGCCACGCACCACAAGGCGTAGCGCAAAGGGGTAATCGTGGCAAACGCCTCGGGGCGTTCGTCCTCCGCGTCATCCCAAGGGTCAGGCAGGTCGTTCATGACTCATCTCCGGGTTTGAGTTGTGCCCGCCGTGAAACAGAATTACCTATTCTGTTTCACGCTCAAGGCTAGATACTTCCGGCATCTTAGCAAGTTCAAAGTCGCGCCACAAGCGGCTTGCAAGGCGCCGTTCTTCTGCGCCGGTCGCGTTCAGGTAGATGCCGGTGGTTTTCACGCTCGCATGGCCCATCCAGGTGCTGATGATCGGCAGTGGCACCCCGGCCTCCACGCATGCAATCCCGAACCCGTGCCGCAGCCCCTTGGGACAGGCTTGCGGTCCTGCAATTTTCGCCTGCCGCATCACCTCTTTCACCAGCCGATAGGCCGTCGTGCGCGAAAAGCTCCAGAACCGCTTTTGCGGGTGGTCAGCGGCAATTTCCTCACTCTTACCTGCGATTCATTTATGAAACTCTCATCCGTTAGTAATAGTCTCCTTGGCCTGAGCATCTTGGGCCTTTGGCCTTCGCTTTGCGCCCAGGTCGTCGACGTCGAAATGGAATTGTCCGAGCTTGCGGGCGATCCTCAATGGCGCGCCATCGGTCCCCTCGATTCGTCCGAAGGCAGCACGTATTACCTGAGCGCCGACTACCAGTCGATTAACGCCAATGCCAGCCTGAGCGACGTCTACTACACGCTGAATTTCTCCCACGTTTGGCAAGGCACCAACGGGCGCGGATTTCTCGTCGAAGACAGCTATTTTCCGGATAGCCTGGGCTTCAATATCCATGTGCACGAGACCTCTTCCGACGCTACTCTGACGATGCGGAATGTCAGTGTCGGAACCTCTGCCAACGCGGTGTTTGGTCAAAACATTCTGACGACTGGTGGTGCGGATGCCTGGCTGGAAAACGTCACCTTTGACATCCGCACCGGCCTGGGTGTCGGCACCGCTCCGGGCTACTCCTCCGATACGTTTGAAAGCAAAGGCCACATCCAGCTCGTCAATAGCACCTTTACCTCCAATTACCTCGATAACAACAGCCTGCTCACTTTCTACACCGGCGCGGCGGGCATGACGATTGACCTGATCGGCGGCCACACCTTCGCCGACACCTTCAGCCTCTCCGGCTACGATCCGTCGGCATTCCTCGATACCTATGGCTTCGATCCTGACGCGAGCGACCTGAGCATCCACCTCGTGACCAACGGCACGGGAGACGGCTCCATCCGCGTCTTGGAAGACGGCACTATCCTCGGCGGCTCGGACGGCCTCTCGCCTTTCACCATCACCGCCACGGCCCTCGTGCCCGAGCCCGGCACCTACGCCCTGCTTGGCGGCCTTGGCGCCCTCGGCCTCATCCTCTGGCGTCGCCGCGCGGCCTGAATTCCTGCCCCTCCTCACCATGAAAATCACCCGCATCATCGGCGAAGACGGCCCGCGCACGGAACTCTGTGCCGGTTCGGCCTGTCCCGCCTTCATTCTCACGGAATCGGGCGAGGCCTTTGTGCAAGGCACCCGCCTGAGTGCCGACGAAGCCGCGCAGCTTTCCGCCCCGGCGCATGAGACCTTCGTCAAGATCCCTGTGGCCGTGCTGCAACGGCTCGCGGCTCAGTTGGATCAGTAGAGGATCTCGCGCTACAAATCCCCTTTCGCGGCACCTATATTTTGCACGCGAAAGGGGATTTTTTGTGCTGTTACCGTGGGCTGATCTTGTCGATTACGCGGCTGATCTGCTAACCGTGCTGGCGGTCCCCACGGTCGTGTTTCAGCTCCACTACGTGCGCAAGGATATGCGCCTCAAGGTCTTCACTCAAATTCAGGACACCAACCGCGCCTTGGTCGAACATGCGCTTGATGATACATCACTCGCCCGACTCCTGGAAGGCGGCCGACCTCGCCCGCCAGCCAAAGCCAAGGCCTACGCGCAGCTCTGGTTCAATCAAATCTACCTGATCCACCACGCCACCCGCGAAGGCCACATCACCCGCGCCCAAAGCCACGGCTACACCGCAGATTTCCGGCAGTTCCTGCAACTGCCCTTCATGCGCACGCACTGGCCGCAATTCCGCCCCACCTACGCCGCCTCATTCCAGCGATTCGTAGACGACCTGCTGAAGGACTCTCCCTCTTCGTCCAAGCCTTCGCCCAAAACCGCTGGGCTCGGCGGCAAGACGAAGTCCTCATAAGCGACTTTGGCTATTTCGTCATAAAGCCGCTTGAGCGAAAAGCCACTCCCATAGCTATCTCCAACTTTACCGGAGCTATGTCCCATCAAGGCCTCCTGAATCTCACGAGGGATTTCCGCCTCGCGGCAGGCGTCCTTGAAGGTATGCCTGAAACTATGGAAAACCTTGCTTTCATCACAAATGCCGCAGGCGTTGATCTGCCGGTTGATCCATTTTGAGAAACCGCGCGTGCATTTGTCGGTATGATGGGATAGCTCCGGAAACACATGCGTAGCGCCTTGCCTCTGCAAACGTTCTATCTCCAGGAGGAAGCCAGCTTCGATCAGTTTAGGATGCAGGGGCACTCGTCGGGCGCTGTTTGGATTCTTCAGCGATTTACCCGATTCGTGACAGTTGATATCTAAAAAATGGATACCTTGGCTATGACGAATATCCGTTAAGCGTAACTGCCCCAACTCTTCCAGGCGCGCGCCGGTGTAAAGCGCCAGCAAGGGCAGCCAGTATCCGGCCTCCCCGGCGCAGCCTCGCTTGCGTTCTCCAAAGCGATAGACGGGCGACCGGCTAAAGAACAGTTGCAGGTCTTGCGGCTCAAAGGGAAGACGAACCTTGCTGGGACTATCACACAAGTTTAAGCCCTGCGCCGGATTCTTCACCAGAATCTCTTCCTGCAACGCAACCTCCAGCACGGATTTCACCGCATTGACGTTCTTGTTGACCGTTGCGGCGCTCATCCGCTTCACTTCCCGCTTGCGATAGCGTTGCACAATTTCCGTCATCGGCAGCGCGCGCTCTGCTTTGGTGAGATGCAACGGCAGCAGACGGCACTGTTCCATATAATCGCGCACATCCTTGCGCGTGATCTCCCTCACATCCATATCGCCCTTCAGGTTGATAAAACGCTCTACGGCGGTGCGCCACTCGTTGATGGTCTGCTGGTGGCGCGGCTGTAGCGACTCCCATTTCTTCAGCATAGCGCTTAGTTGGTTCATGTTTTCCGACGGGGGCGACTCTTCGACCGGCAGGAAAACCATCTCGCGATTACCGGTGCGGTCGCGGCGCATCACTTCTTCACAAACCTGTAGCTGGGCTTGCATCAATTGGTAGGCCAAGTGCTTCCAGTCCATACTGCCGGGGTCGAGCTGAAGGCCGTGATCCTTTTTCACTTGCTCTACCAGCCCCGCGTCGGCGGAAAAATCCATCTGCTCCAGGGATTGCTGCAGACGGGCCGAAAGCGTGTGCAGGGGCCGGTCTGGCTTCTGACCGTTCAGGCGCTGTTCAAAATCTTCGTTCAGTGCCCGCTTGCGCCAGCGTTCGGCGATTTCAAGGGCTTGGC
The window above is part of the Verrucomicrobiota bacterium JB022 genome. Proteins encoded here:
- a CDS encoding helix-turn-helix transcriptional regulator — translated: MKIEAKQLRAARALLGWSLEQASRACGIAVPNLSNLENEKTQPRRSTVAALVQAFEAEGVEFMDGGVRQASRTVSFFYGEQAFLELLDDIYNTLQDGDELLYMYVDESCSAPEVIERELRLRRAGIKFRSLVKDGSKNLIYPIQEYRYIPERFFINNVVVIYGRKAAIETREKITLIHDANVAVALRNSFEMLWLQGSMPNETDAKEVYV
- a CDS encoding DUF6082 family protein; the encoded protein is MLAVPTVVFQLHYVRKDMRLKVFTQIQDTNRALVEHALDDTSLARLLEGGRPRPPAKAKAYAQLWFNQIYLIHHATREGHITRAQSHGYTADFRQFLQLPFMRTHWPQFRPTYAASFQRFVDDLLKDSPSSSKPSPKTAGLGGKTKSS
- a CDS encoding PEP-CTERM sorting domain-containing protein; protein product: MKLSSVSNSLLGLSILGLWPSLCAQVVDVEMELSELAGDPQWRAIGPLDSSEGSTYYLSADYQSINANASLSDVYYTLNFSHVWQGTNGRGFLVEDSYFPDSLGFNIHVHETSSDATLTMRNVSVGTSANAVFGQNILTTGGADAWLENVTFDIRTGLGVGTAPGYSSDTFESKGHIQLVNSTFTSNYLDNNSLLTFYTGAAGMTIDLIGGHTFADTFSLSGYDPSAFLDTYGFDPDASDLSIHLVTNGTGDGSIRVLEDGTILGGSDGLSPFTITATALVPEPGTYALLGGLGALGLILWRRRAA
- a CDS encoding helix-turn-helix transcriptional regulator, with amino-acid sequence MIELDEWNRQIARQLRAKRYLRGESQQDVAEVLAVTYQQVQKYERGTNRISAAMLLYLCDQWEISPLEFSLSGRSGQRDDLQLTARETALLLALRGLEPKMASAIRRLTHLCAERAQLAA
- a CDS encoding site-specific integrase, producing MAADHPQKRFWSFSRTTAYRLVKEVMRQAKIAGPQACPKGLRHGFGIACVEAGVPLPIISTWMGHASVKTTGIYLNATGAEERRLASRLWRDFELAKMPEVSSLERETE
- the mobF gene encoding MobF family relaxase — encoded protein: MVLRITASKSVDAAVNYFRDALSKGDYYLEGQEVAGSWGGKGARMLGLDGPVTKDAFLNLLHNRLPDDSDKLTPRNPPNRRPGYDFTFDVPKSVSLLHTIAGDERIEAAMKRAVATTMQQIEQDMHTRVRKSGAFHDRQTGNMIWADFTHYTSRPAPSDDKMLEGLPDPQLHMHVYAINATYDEVETCWKAGEFSRIKQDGPYHQAVFHTELAGELQRIGYDITPTKDAFEVKGFERDLLNKFSRRTQEIEAKARELGITDAKAKAELNARIRKVKDKNIPLSTLRKVWKANLTPKEANLLQSSMAKAHLQEGREASNDPRAAKEAIEYALCHELERYSEVPERRLLATALAQSIGSAKVEAVKDSCANRPDMLRAEIEGRTHVTTQAVLAEETKLFDLVKDGRGSVRPLTRGKYEFQNPLFTDPAKDTREQQDAVRLVMESQDWAVGVVGRAGTGKTTLLQEVADGLKRENTPLILCAPTAEASRGVLRQEGFQQAETVKKLLTDEDLQKRLRGSVLWVDEAGMVGNQDLLQLLRLAKGNGAKRVVLAGDSRQIRSVPRGDAFRLLEENGLKVTRLDQVRRQKDPQLKAAVEAISKGEVGKGFQTLDKIGAIHEVPEPQDRHRDLARDYVKASYGRRPGACLVISPTHAEGERVTAAIREELAEQGILKGREHTYIRHVPTGWTNAEKTNPISYEPGMVVQFQRHAKSFKAGERLNIRKVLPNKGWVIAQRSDLAPVLLPLKHAERFTVYRPQEVKLRENDTIRITQNAYLNGGKTQLTSGARHQVKGFTMDGDIRLQGGQVLPRSFAHFTHGHCITADAAQAKTVDHVFVAIGSESTAATDMRRMYVAVSRARYGAHIYTDDREELLQAAMRDQPRRSATEIARLAEKQQRGRQASFELVRRSVAERFLDGLRRQKQRRLIRDRGLERIMEMER
- a CDS encoding antirestriction protein ArdA; protein product: MSHHIEPRIYVACLAAYNAGYLHGEWINANQDAEDIQAEISEVLKTSPIPHAEEWAIHDYEGLGRGVIEEYTGIETVAKLAAFIAKHADLGVLLLEHTSGDLEDAERLIENYLGVYASLADYAQELTEETTEIPANLSFYIDYQSMARDMEMNGDLLTIEEGFEKVHIFLSY
- a CDS encoding site-specific integrase — translated: MSLRTKCQQEARRRLLVVHAQVQALFEEVELTTGQLQHSQALEIAERWRKRALNEDFEQRLNGQKPDRPLHTLSARLQQSLEQMDFSADAGLVEQVKKDHGLQLDPGSMDWKHLAYQLMQAQLQVCEEVMRRDRTGNREMVFLPVEESPPSENMNQLSAMLKKWESLQPRHQQTINEWRTAVERFINLKGDMDVREITRKDVRDYMEQCRLLPLHLTKAERALPMTEIVQRYRKREVKRMSAATVNKNVNAVKSVLEVALQEEILVKNPAQGLNLCDSPSKVRLPFEPQDLQLFFSRSPVYRFGERKRGCAGEAGYWLPLLALYTGARLEELGQLRLTDIRHSQGIHFLDINCHESGKSLKNPNSARRVPLHPKLIEAGFLLEIERLQRQGATHVFPELSHHTDKCTRGFSKWINRQINACGICDESKVFHSFRHTFKDACREAEIPREIQEALMGHSSGKVGDSYGSGFSLKRLYDEIAKVAYEDFVLPPSPAVLGEGLDEEGESFSRSSTNRWNEAA